The sequence TTGCATGAGGCCTTACACACACCCTTTGATTGTGCTTTCACTCTTTTCACATCAATGTCTATCAAGATTTATTTTCAAACTATCTCTAATCTTCTTAGCATTCAACAACAAAAGTTTATAAGACTCGTTAGACTCAAACAAATATTaaaaccctatatatatatatatatatatatatatatatatatatatatatatatatatatatataaacacacaaaTTGATTATTATTGATCATAGTAAAATTAACAATTATGTATTTGCTTATCCTCTCGTTTATTATCCATATTTTAGTATAATTGATTAATTATAAAAAGTTAGATTAATTCGTAATCTTAAAGAGTCTAGAAAGATCAATCATTTTAAGTCCATCAAGTAAGACTCGTGTCCGAGTGATAATTTGGAAGCAATGTATCATAGCTATAAATGCTAACCCCTATAATAATGGAGTTCGTATGAGATATTGATTGTTATTCTTTAATGTTCTATATTGTAAATTATTTGTGTTGTAAAATATGAAAGACTTTCGAGgggaaaaaatataatatttaatttttttaaaaagatattttttttattttttaaaatttcttaattCTTTTGGGTtagcaaaatattttataatattatgggctaattatatattactcgtATACTTAGAATTCTTTAACATCTTAGtccttaaataaaaatatatatattaaaatctctataattatgaaagtaaaatatttaatcttatttatcttaATGCTGTCGACTTTAACGATGGCAACACATGACAACACATGTATAAATGACACTGCATTGCTCTACCTCACGTTCCTCCTCTTCTTATCATTGATGATACAAAtatctcatcttcctcttcttcctcattCAATATCGACGTAAATACTTTATCACTTTGCTTTTTTATCTTTCTTGTCGTTGATATTTAGATCAATATCGATAAAGCTAATCACTGTGTCATTGTTATCGACCACTCTCATCATAACAACTATGATGTCACCATCAATCACCgtcgttaaaattattttttttctatcattttcaTGTCATTGTTATTATGTATTATGTTTTGTCAGAAAAACCGACAATATTAGAGTAACGAGGTTAAATGTTTTATCTTTCGtaactataaaaaatttaatataattttttaagtataagATCAAGATGCTAATTAGATTTATCTACGgagctaatatataattagctctaatattattattattaggttgAATCGATTGGATCCTGACCCCGAATCCGATAATTAAGTTTGGGTTATCGGAGTCGAGCACGAGTACACGTTCGAACATCCAAATCCGTCTCCACCAATAAACCAGGAGGCGGAGCAGCAGAGAAGAGGAGACCATGGAAGTGGGGAGAATGGCGACTTGGGTGCAGGGGCAACTGCGCCGGCTGCTGGTGGAGCACCCGGTCATCGAATCCTTCGAGTGGAGGCCCAACGAGACGTTTGGCGCATCCGTCCCCTTCGTCGCCACCGCCGTCGCCACCTACCTCACCCTCGTTTTCCTCTTCGGCCGCAGCATAATCCCTCTCCCCCACCCCTCACCAGCCCTCCTACGCCTCCTCTCCTCCGCCCATAACCTCCTCCTTCTCATCCTCTCCGCCGCCATGGCCGCCGGCTGCGCCCTCTCGGCCACCGCGCGCCTCCCCTCCCCCCGCTGGCTCTTCTGCTTCCCCACCTCCGCCATCCCCCGGGCCGGCCCCCTCTTCTTCTGGGCCCACGTCTTCTACCTCTCCAAGCTCTACGAGCTCGGCGAcaccctcctcatcctcctcgccGGCCCCCGTCGCCGCCTAACCTTCCTCCACGTCTACCACCACGCCGTCGTCGTAGTCATGTGCTACGTCTGGCTCGCCACCGCGCAGTCCCTCATGCCGATCGCCCTCGTCACCAACGCCGCCGTCCACGTCGTCATGT comes from Musa acuminata AAA Group cultivar baxijiao chromosome BXJ3-3, Cavendish_Baxijiao_AAA, whole genome shotgun sequence and encodes:
- the LOC135633471 gene encoding fatty acid elongase 3-like, which encodes MEVGRMATWVQGQLRRLLVEHPVIESFEWRPNETFGASVPFVATAVATYLTLVFLFGRSIIPLPHPSPALLRLLSSAHNLLLLILSAAMAAGCALSATARLPSPRWLFCFPTSAIPRAGPLFFWAHVFYLSKLYELGDTLLILLAGPRRRLTFLHVYHHAVVVVMCYVWLATAQSLMPIALVTNAAVHVVMYAYYFSSSAGRRWPPRWKRAVTDLQIAQFVFSFLVSGIFLWYHFTGGGCEGMRGWLFNAVFNASLLALFIDFHLKAYKEAKKKPKTKAAAAASPKAAES